One part of the Nostoc sp. PCC 7120 = FACHB-418 genome encodes these proteins:
- the cas7d gene encoding type I-D CRISPR-associated protein Cas7/Csc2, producing MSISKLSSVLATSYENFPKGRFITLVILRTTHSETIFRTEGSGEPMCSEFVQAGLEGENQKTIIQRLVMTKRKQVAPERRYGREHLRAHELLYTNPKDGSLCSLNTNAPCEMCVDCFLYGFAAGGGGAQKSRIWTEDAFSILPASDVVGDRTINAIYETGTMRDEKGNASTALNTSEYIKPGVHFLDVVTLKDVTADELRYIIGNILFTSRYGAVSSRVGRMENEILGVFGSITELPSSLELVQATYDALGKPLEHPLNINQLITASKQVIANWKNKRGVSVQLSEAELADLLTDVETHWSELERDTFLKRLSQSYEPFRQVSPEKNKGKGKGKGKNTPVEVES from the coding sequence ATGTCCATTTCAAAACTTTCTTCAGTTCTAGCAACAAGTTATGAGAATTTCCCCAAGGGACGTTTTATCACTTTAGTTATTTTAAGAACAACCCATTCTGAAACTATCTTCCGTACAGAAGGTTCAGGTGAACCAATGTGTAGCGAATTTGTCCAAGCTGGTTTAGAGGGTGAAAATCAAAAAACTATAATTCAACGTTTGGTAATGACTAAGCGTAAACAAGTAGCACCAGAAAGACGCTATGGACGAGAACATTTAAGAGCGCATGAGCTTTTATACACTAACCCTAAAGATGGCTCTCTTTGTTCTTTGAATACTAATGCACCTTGTGAAATGTGTGTAGATTGTTTCCTCTACGGCTTCGCTGCTGGTGGGGGTGGCGCTCAAAAAAGTCGCATTTGGACTGAGGACGCTTTTAGTATTTTACCTGCTAGTGATGTTGTAGGCGATCGCACCATAAACGCCATCTACGAAACTGGTACAATGCGGGATGAAAAAGGTAACGCCTCAACAGCTTTAAATACCAGCGAATACATCAAACCAGGCGTGCATTTTTTGGATGTCGTCACCCTAAAAGATGTAACTGCGGATGAACTGCGATATATCATCGGTAATATTCTTTTTACAAGTCGTTACGGTGCGGTTTCCAGTCGTGTTGGACGCATGGAAAACGAAATATTAGGTGTATTTGGTAGTATTACCGAACTTCCTAGTTCTCTGGAACTTGTACAAGCTACCTATGATGCACTAGGTAAGCCGTTAGAACACCCTTTGAATATTAATCAATTAATTACAGCCAGCAAACAAGTAATAGCTAATTGGAAAAATAAGAGAGGGGTTTCTGTGCAGCTATCTGAAGCAGAATTAGCAGATTTACTGACTGATGTAGAAACTCATTGGTCAGAATTAGAACGAGATACTTTTCTAAAACGTTTAAGCCAATCTTATGAACCATTCCGTCAGGTTTCACCTGAAAAAAACAAAGGTAAAGGTAAAGGTAAAGGTAAAAATACACCAGTTGAAGTAGAGAGTTAA
- the cas5d gene encoding type I-D CRISPR-associated protein Cas5/Csc1 translates to MSTILFQQAKLVELYCLEPVFFASRELSDTYYTEGVIGNYALTYALGRVNSPYRLQGQATGRPTYKEDLQPIAQDFYILPASPVGRVTFRFERFNALSDAYWYAMTNNRVATAREDLPLQRQGKKPSSFRPSNFPQTGRLRMIERRNKFQTLVFGNYQLPNYIRLGKFMSKVKVNVLNEFPVTLLPEGEYQSQHYLNAADLPQQIEALAFDLISIPPAPIIKNLHFRGAAWQVGEMIVPAGLHFCGRESNNE, encoded by the coding sequence ATGTCAACAATTCTTTTTCAGCAGGCAAAACTTGTTGAATTATACTGTCTTGAACCAGTCTTTTTTGCCTCTAGGGAGTTGTCTGATACCTATTACACTGAGGGGGTAATTGGGAATTATGCTCTTACCTATGCTTTAGGTAGAGTAAATTCCCCTTATCGACTCCAAGGTCAGGCTACAGGACGACCAACCTACAAAGAAGATTTACAACCAATTGCACAGGATTTTTATATCTTACCAGCTTCACCAGTAGGTAGGGTGACATTCAGATTTGAACGTTTCAATGCTCTTTCTGATGCTTACTGGTATGCGATGACTAATAATCGGGTGGCGACGGCGCGAGAAGATTTACCATTACAACGCCAAGGCAAAAAACCAAGTTCATTTAGACCGAGTAATTTTCCGCAAACTGGAAGACTGCGGATGATTGAACGCAGAAACAAATTTCAAACTTTGGTATTTGGAAATTACCAATTACCAAATTATATTCGCCTTGGTAAATTCATGAGTAAAGTCAAGGTGAATGTGCTGAATGAATTTCCTGTGACTTTACTACCAGAAGGTGAATATCAAAGTCAACATTATCTAAATGCTGCTGATTTACCACAGCAAATAGAGGCTTTAGCATTCGATTTAATTTCTATTCCTCCTGCACCCATCATTAAAAATCTTCATTTTCGGGGTGCTGCTTGGCAAGTTGGAGAAATGATTGTACCAGCAGGTTTACATTTTTGCGGTAGAGAAAGTAACAATGAGTAA
- the cas3 gene encoding type I-D CRISPR-associated helicase Cas3', which translates to MSNQRLVIRLEPRSISACASLPDELSFMGNALQHQVDVFEQSKDADIILDLAPTGTGKTKAGLTVLKHQQNKSAIYIAPTNALIEQQTEAAKEFVRDANLRHVVKSASAKDIKSWPNDKVGSRSGEKLYNVLRNPATVFPDIGANTPIILVTNPDIFYYATFFAYNNLDRGNIAAGFYTKFSTVIFDEFHLYDAKQLVGMLFYLAYSQVFRFFENGRKVVLLTATPEPACELALQNLKQAGVKIARIDGEAGNTSFLPSQTAVNLELRPKPDIKEEWLAELAAEVIQRFRERPDENGAVILDSLDNINRLSDLLRQQGLGDDIGRITGPAPKKDRERAMQCQIILATSTVDVGFNFERHPKPKRQNLDWLIFSARDRAAFWQRIGRVGRVLGKSETNIDSEAIAYLPANAWEEGLTSLDTTGGRTALKDVLETLPCLDKPFLKAYWRSEAFLEIARPLLELEEMLEGLAEEKLILELFNTLKSIFEGNRTWDDYRYRMKLLRGAETIAKKTPKEIKKDWKYIKGGQAFVRTFIKAKFIEDWEDLQSGRATIEEYINLLLKQDDDVLAELKEFAEVFSISYAPLFSFRSSLFETLSIRDPHGLILDESEETRLDTFHLLRYYEFVQNGDYIEVASRANETYQLSFELRYTDNWQEFISTELNKLTAFKNCQIIRSAGGAIRPTPLIQALNKHLLPGVIICPRTNATVIFQLNKQGITSYPITIVCNDMEKEYRLFSGLSGILTIAMKFKQLRLPDDEVFIAG; encoded by the coding sequence ATGAGTAATCAAAGATTAGTTATCAGATTAGAACCGCGCAGTATTTCAGCTTGTGCATCTTTGCCAGATGAACTATCTTTTATGGGGAATGCACTTCAGCATCAAGTAGATGTATTTGAACAATCTAAGGATGCAGATATTATCCTTGATTTAGCACCAACTGGCACAGGTAAAACTAAAGCAGGATTAACAGTATTAAAGCATCAGCAAAATAAAAGTGCTATTTACATTGCTCCAACAAATGCTTTAATTGAACAGCAAACAGAAGCCGCAAAAGAATTTGTGCGTGATGCTAACTTACGTCATGTCGTCAAATCTGCTTCTGCTAAAGACATTAAAAGCTGGCCTAACGATAAAGTTGGTAGTCGTTCAGGGGAAAAGCTGTATAATGTTTTGCGGAATCCAGCTACAGTTTTTCCCGATATTGGGGCTAATACACCCATCATTTTAGTCACAAATCCTGACATCTTTTACTATGCAACTTTCTTTGCATATAACAACCTAGATAGAGGTAATATTGCTGCTGGTTTTTACACCAAATTTTCGACAGTCATTTTTGATGAATTTCACCTCTACGATGCTAAACAGCTAGTAGGAATGCTGTTTTATCTCGCTTATTCTCAAGTTTTTCGCTTTTTTGAGAACGGACGCAAGGTAGTTTTACTCACAGCAACACCAGAACCAGCTTGTGAATTAGCATTGCAGAATTTAAAACAAGCTGGTGTGAAGATAGCAAGAATTGATGGAGAAGCTGGTAATACTAGTTTTTTACCGTCACAAACAGCAGTTAATCTAGAATTAAGACCAAAACCAGATATTAAGGAAGAGTGGTTAGCAGAGTTAGCAGCAGAAGTTATACAACGTTTTCGAGAAAGACCTGATGAAAATGGTGCTGTAATTCTTGACTCTCTTGATAATATTAATCGTTTATCAGATTTACTACGACAGCAAGGACTTGGTGATGACATCGGACGCATTACAGGCCCTGCACCCAAAAAAGATAGAGAAAGGGCTATGCAGTGTCAAATTATTTTGGCTACTAGCACTGTAGATGTAGGGTTTAACTTTGAAAGACACCCTAAACCGAAACGGCAAAATTTAGATTGGTTGATTTTTTCAGCACGCGATCGCGCCGCATTTTGGCAGAGAATTGGTAGAGTAGGGCGTGTTTTGGGTAAATCTGAAACTAATATTGATTCAGAAGCCATTGCTTACTTACCTGCTAACGCCTGGGAAGAAGGTTTAACGTCTCTAGATACTACTGGGGGACGTACAGCGCTAAAAGATGTACTTGAAACACTTCCTTGTTTGGATAAACCTTTTTTAAAAGCTTACTGGCGTTCAGAAGCATTTCTAGAAATTGCCCGTCCCTTATTAGAATTGGAAGAAATGCTTGAAGGTTTAGCTGAGGAAAAATTAATTTTGGAGTTATTCAATACTCTAAAATCTATTTTTGAAGGAAACAGAACTTGGGATGATTATCGCTATAGAATGAAACTTTTACGAGGTGCTGAAACTATTGCCAAAAAAACGCCCAAAGAAATCAAAAAGGATTGGAAGTATATCAAAGGTGGTCAGGCTTTTGTCAGAACCTTTATCAAAGCCAAGTTTATTGAAGATTGGGAAGATTTACAATCCGGACGAGCCACCATAGAAGAATACATAAACTTATTGCTTAAACAAGATGACGATGTATTAGCTGAATTAAAAGAATTTGCTGAAGTTTTTAGTATAAGTTATGCACCTTTATTTAGTTTTCGCTCTAGTCTGTTTGAAACTCTTTCCATTCGTGACCCTCATGGTTTGATTCTAGATGAATCGGAGGAAACAAGACTAGATACTTTTCACCTATTACGCTATTATGAATTTGTCCAAAATGGTGATTATATTGAAGTCGCCAGTCGTGCTAATGAAACTTATCAATTGAGTTTTGAATTACGCTACACCGATAACTGGCAAGAATTTATCAGTACAGAACTGAACAAACTAACAGCTTTTAAAAATTGTCAAATTATCCGCAGTGCTGGAGGCGCAATAAGACCCACGCCCCTAATACAAGCTTTGAATAAGCATCTCTTACCAGGAGTAATTATTTGCCCAAGAACAAATGCTACTGTTATTTTCCAATTGAACAAGCAAGGAATCACTTCTTATCCAATAACCATTGTTTGTAATGATATGGAAAAAGAATATAGATTATTTTCAGGCTTGTCAGGAATTTTAACAATAGCAATGAAGTTTAAACAGCTACGTCTGCCTGATGATGAAGTTTTTATTGCGGGATAA
- a CDS encoding 2OG-Fe(II) oxygenase codes for MKHYQQQANAFPGDYLNNLWGEIHACPYFAVNNLNRDFVGTKGFSVVFRRSHISTVEQKFPYFKPYLDLALHANCNAFYLNPLLLKEGSRVDPHIDRSLRSYCKTIEPPMFVSVLYVRVPENMDGGELVLKSHKRQLGQIKPQMNTLLYFQGDLTHSVNAVKTPGNRLSLVCEQYSLSEEELADIPEFTIESRVAQATTKKRKSA; via the coding sequence GTGAAACACTATCAACAACAAGCAAACGCCTTCCCTGGCGACTACCTGAACAACTTGTGGGGAGAAATCCACGCTTGTCCTTACTTTGCAGTCAACAACCTTAACCGCGATTTTGTGGGAACAAAAGGCTTTTCTGTGGTGTTTAGGCGATCGCATATCTCCACAGTAGAACAAAAATTCCCCTACTTCAAACCCTATCTAGACTTGGCTCTCCATGCCAATTGTAACGCTTTTTACCTCAACCCCTTACTCCTCAAAGAAGGTTCCCGCGTTGATCCACATATAGATCGTTCTCTGCGTTCCTACTGCAAAACCATAGAACCGCCTATGTTTGTCAGCGTCCTATATGTGCGTGTACCGGAAAATATGGACGGGGGAGAACTGGTACTCAAATCCCACAAACGTCAACTAGGGCAAATTAAACCACAAATGAACACCTTACTTTACTTTCAAGGTGATTTAACCCATTCTGTTAACGCTGTGAAAACGCCAGGAAATCGTTTGAGTTTGGTTTGTGAACAGTATAGTTTAAGTGAGGAAGAACTCGCAGATATTCCAGAATTTACCATTGAATCCAGAGTTGCTCAAGCTACCACTAAAAAACGTAAGTCAGCTTAA
- the cas6 gene encoding CRISPR-associated endoribonuclease Cas6: MPHSLVLNLLPQSPIPPQYLTGRHLHALFLTLVSSVDSTLGDRLHDSTADKAFTLSPLQIQGEERGRYKSKIPNSYSLQYLHQQAIPAGTPCWWRISLLDDTLFSQLTQLWLNLNPNHPWHLGPANLYITSIQGTPQSTQPWANAITYTQLYEQAGENNDLRSLGNNHTLNFTFTTPTAFRQGKFDTTLPTRECVFNSLLSRWNKYSGIEFSEIALEAIFPSFLNIHTEILADSRSKFIGILGEINYRILGDIEPIQIKQINALADFAMYAGVGRKTTMGMGMIRRLYSS; the protein is encoded by the coding sequence ATGCCTCATAGCTTAGTTTTAAACCTGCTTCCCCAATCTCCCATTCCTCCGCAATATCTCACCGGTAGACATTTACACGCCTTATTTCTCACCCTTGTTAGTTCTGTTGATAGCACATTAGGCGATCGCTTGCACGACTCCACCGCCGATAAAGCCTTCACCCTTTCCCCCTTGCAAATTCAGGGAGAGGAACGGGGTAGATATAAATCGAAAATCCCTAATAGCTACTCGTTGCAATACTTGCATCAGCAAGCCATCCCCGCCGGAACGCCTTGTTGGTGGCGCATATCTTTACTTGATGACACCTTATTTAGCCAACTAACGCAACTATGGCTCAATCTTAACCCTAACCATCCTTGGCATCTCGGCCCGGCTAACTTGTATATTACCAGCATTCAAGGCACGCCCCAGTCTACCCAACCTTGGGCAAATGCTATTACCTATACTCAATTATATGAGCAAGCTGGTGAGAATAATGACCTGCGATCGCTCGGCAACAATCACACGCTAAATTTTACCTTCACCACACCCACCGCCTTCCGCCAGGGAAAATTTGACACTACCCTTCCCACTAGAGAATGTGTATTTAACTCCCTCCTTTCCCGATGGAATAAATACAGTGGTATAGAATTTTCTGAAATTGCTCTTGAAGCAATATTTCCCTCATTTCTCAATATTCATACAGAAATATTAGCCGATTCTCGTAGTAAATTTATTGGCATTCTTGGAGAAATCAACTATCGGATTTTAGGTGATATAGAGCCAATCCAAATTAAGCAAATCAACGCCTTAGCTGACTTCGCTATGTATGCAGGGGTAGGGCGTAAAACCACAATGGGAATGGGCATGATTCGGCGGTTGTATTCTTCATGA
- the cas4 gene encoding CRISPR-associated protein Cas4: MNIEYIPIAALNQYAYCSHRCWRMFCAGEFIDNQYTIEGTTLHDRVHTTSENQREETWQVRAIWLKSDKYQLIGKSDLIESADGQFYPVEYKRGRKGEWDNDELQVCAQALCLEEMTGQTITTGYIYYAHSHQRQLVEINQELRKSAIATIQAVTNLLTTGIMPIPNYSKRCQGCSLNLQCLPKAIDRVKTYQEVS; encoded by the coding sequence ATGAACATTGAATACATTCCTATTGCGGCATTAAATCAATATGCCTATTGTTCCCATCGCTGTTGGCGGATGTTTTGTGCAGGCGAATTTATTGATAATCAATACACCATCGAAGGCACAACTTTACATGATCGCGTCCACACTACCAGCGAAAATCAGCGAGAAGAAACTTGGCAAGTCCGAGCAATTTGGTTGAAGTCAGACAAGTATCAACTCATTGGTAAATCTGACTTAATTGAATCAGCAGATGGTCAATTTTATCCTGTGGAATATAAACGCGGACGTAAAGGCGAATGGGATAATGATGAATTACAAGTCTGCGCTCAAGCTTTATGTTTAGAAGAGATGACAGGGCAAACTATTACGACTGGATATATCTATTATGCTCACTCTCACCAAAGGCAATTAGTAGAGATAAATCAGGAGTTAAGAAAAAGTGCGATCGCTACAATTCAAGCAGTCACAAATTTACTCACCACAGGCATAATGCCCATACCAAATTATAGCAAACGCTGTCAAGGATGCAGTCTGAATTTACAATGTTTACCCAAGGCTATTGATAGGGTTAAAACTTACCAAGAAGTTAGTTAA
- the cas1d gene encoding type I-D CRISPR-associated endonuclease Cas1d, which translates to MGTVYVTQDDSFISKVDERLNVKFEKKVILDVPLIKVDGLVVMGRASISPAAIFELIDKKIPLTFLTNNGKYLASLEPEMGKNIFVRAAQWKAAGESEQAIHVTQGFIRGKLKNYRHTLLEAQRRYEVDLNSNISQLSNAIASIDKANSINTIRGLEGAGSAAYFGCFNQLIRVDNFSFHTRNRRPPIDPVNSLLSLGYSLLRHDVQGALNIVGFDPYLGYLHTERYGRPSLALDLMEEFRPLIVDAVVLTAINRRMLSPKDFITEPISNAVSLTKEGLHIFLRLYQEKKQTQFKHPVMQKKYTYQETFEIQARLLAKYLLGELDKYPPLVMR; encoded by the coding sequence ATGGGAACTGTTTACGTTACACAAGATGATTCATTTATTAGTAAAGTTGATGAACGTCTGAATGTTAAATTTGAAAAAAAGGTAATTTTAGATGTACCTTTAATTAAAGTTGATGGGTTAGTTGTGATGGGACGGGCTAGTATTTCCCCTGCGGCTATTTTTGAACTCATTGACAAAAAAATTCCCCTCACATTTCTTACTAATAACGGTAAATATCTTGCGAGTTTAGAGCCAGAAATGGGTAAAAATATTTTCGTCCGTGCTGCTCAATGGAAAGCAGCTGGAGAGTCAGAGCAAGCAATTCATGTTACCCAAGGTTTCATTAGAGGTAAACTGAAAAATTACCGCCATACTTTACTAGAAGCACAGCGCAGATATGAAGTTGATTTAAATAGTAACATCAGTCAATTATCCAATGCGATCGCCTCCATAGACAAAGCCAATTCAATTAATACAATCAGAGGTTTAGAAGGTGCTGGTAGTGCTGCCTATTTTGGTTGCTTTAATCAATTAATTCGAGTTGATAATTTCAGCTTTCATACCCGCAACCGTCGCCCACCCATAGACCCAGTAAATTCACTCTTGAGTTTAGGATATTCTTTACTACGTCACGATGTTCAAGGAGCTTTAAATATCGTCGGTTTCGACCCCTATTTAGGATACCTGCATACAGAGCGATATGGTAGACCTTCTCTAGCATTAGACTTAATGGAAGAATTTCGACCCTTAATAGTCGATGCTGTTGTTCTCACAGCAATTAATCGCCGGATGCTTTCACCAAAAGACTTTATTACTGAACCTATAAGCAATGCCGTTTCACTGACTAAAGAAGGGTTACATATTTTCTTGAGATTATATCAAGAAAAGAAACAAACCCAATTCAAGCATCCTGTTATGCAGAAAAAGTATACCTATCAAGAAACCTTTGAAATCCAAGCTAGACTCCTCGCTAAATACCTCCTGGGAGAACTAGATAAATACCCCCCTTTGGTCATGAGGTAG
- a CDS encoding IS982-like element ISNsp1 family transposase, translated as MFSIEEFIIAVFCCVDDVLMEITQIYPIKRRGFAPSLRESEVLTMEVVAEFLGIDADKDIWKYFHRHWLGLFPQLKSRYAFIRQAANCWQYKELIQQKLAQYLGAYSDQLHLIDGLPIPLCGLSRAPNCRSFKSLADYGFCAAKKQTYYGFHGHLIVSGTGVISGFTLTPANGSERDALWDLITRIKGLLIGDKGYLSQFLSGELKEVGITLQTPLRSNMSDSRSRSSVRLMQRFRRLIETVIGQLVERFHIEKIRARDMWHLTSRLNRKILAHTVCFWLNRHNCDPLQFDDLVTEY; from the coding sequence ATGTTTTCTATTGAAGAGTTTATCATTGCCGTATTTTGCTGTGTTGACGACGTGCTGATGGAAATCACCCAGATATACCCAATCAAGAGACGAGGTTTTGCTCCGAGTTTAAGGGAGAGTGAAGTTTTAACAATGGAAGTAGTGGCAGAGTTTTTGGGAATAGATGCTGACAAAGACATTTGGAAATACTTTCACCGTCACTGGTTAGGGCTATTTCCTCAGTTAAAGAGTCGCTATGCTTTTATTCGTCAAGCAGCTAATTGTTGGCAGTACAAGGAACTCATACAACAAAAATTAGCACAGTATTTAGGAGCATACTCTGATCAACTTCATTTGATTGATGGATTACCAATACCTTTGTGTGGCTTGAGTCGCGCTCCCAACTGCCGAAGTTTTAAATCCCTTGCAGATTATGGTTTTTGTGCTGCTAAAAAACAGACGTACTATGGGTTTCATGGGCATTTAATCGTTAGTGGCACAGGAGTTATTAGTGGATTTACCCTGACTCCGGCAAATGGCAGTGAACGGGACGCACTTTGGGATTTAATCACGCGAATTAAAGGTTTATTAATCGGAGATAAGGGCTATTTAAGTCAGTTCTTGTCAGGAGAACTTAAAGAAGTGGGTATTACTTTACAAACCCCTTTGCGTTCTAATATGTCTGACTCTCGTAGCCGATCTTCAGTGCGATTAATGCAACGCTTTCGTCGCCTAATTGAAACAGTAATTGGTCAATTAGTTGAGAGATTTCATATAGAGAAGATTCGAGCGAGAGATATGTGGCATCTTACCAGTCGTCTCAATCGCAAGATTTTAGCTCATACCGTCTGTTTCTGGCTTAATCGCCACAATTGTGACCCTCTTCAGTTCGACGATCTTGTTACAGAATATTAA
- the cas2 gene encoding CRISPR-associated endonuclease Cas2: MLSRTWRYLVISYDVPEDKRRTKIHKVLKSYGQWMQYSVFECDLTPTQYAKLRSRLAKLIKPDQDSIRFYHLCACCQGKVERIGGEMPIDTTVFFA; encoded by the coding sequence ATATTAAGTCGCACATGGCGTTATTTAGTAATTTCCTACGATGTACCAGAAGATAAACGCCGTACTAAAATTCACAAAGTTCTCAAATCTTACGGACAGTGGATGCAGTATTCCGTTTTTGAATGTGACCTGACACCTACTCAGTATGCTAAACTGCGATCGCGTCTAGCCAAACTCATCAAACCAGACCAAGACAGCATCCGTTTTTATCACCTCTGTGCTTGCTGTCAAGGAAAAGTTGAGCGCATTGGCGGCGAAATGCCAATAGACACCACCGTATTTTTTGCTTAA
- a CDS encoding DUF4231 domain-containing protein codes for MANKDDYQEFLKGKFTNLIDSLNLSELQTQFLFSRWLDQMLWMERQAGKSRNRYYRLRLVTIIGGVALPALVSLNINSSQVREIFVWATFSLSQVVAISAAVEEFFHYGERWRHYRRTAESLKTQGWQFFQLTGPYVNYETHDKAFSNFANQVEEIIQRDVEVYATQVVQEKKQQDNGNDDKQDNVKENEESKV; via the coding sequence ATGGCTAATAAAGATGATTATCAAGAATTTCTTAAGGGGAAATTTACGAATTTAATTGACTCGTTGAATCTCTCAGAATTACAAACACAATTCTTATTTTCGCGTTGGTTAGACCAAATGTTGTGGATGGAAAGACAAGCAGGTAAATCACGGAATAGATATTACAGATTACGATTGGTCACAATTATTGGTGGTGTAGCTCTACCCGCTTTGGTAAGTCTCAATATTAACAGTTCTCAGGTGCGGGAAATTTTTGTTTGGGCTACTTTTTCCCTTAGCCAAGTTGTAGCAATTAGCGCAGCTGTTGAAGAATTTTTCCACTATGGAGAACGCTGGCGACACTATCGCCGCACGGCCGAATCTTTGAAAACACAAGGTTGGCAATTCTTTCAATTAACTGGGCCTTATGTGAATTATGAAACCCACGATAAAGCATTTAGTAACTTTGCCAATCAAGTAGAAGAGATTATTCAGCGAGATGTAGAAGTTTATGCTACTCAGGTTGTGCAAGAGAAGAAACAGCAAGACAATGGTAATGATGACAAACAAGATAATGTGAAAGAGAACGAAGAGAGCAAGGTATAA